TATGACGTGCCTATCATCATCAACGGTGCAAGCTACGCTGAAGCCAAGACGGGCGCGTATGATGAGCACTGGAAGTGCCTCGCGGAGACCATCATTGCCAACAACCCTGGCGACTACGGAATCGTGATCCGGCCCAGCCATGAGATGAATGGCGAGTGGTTCGTATGGGGCGTGGGCGGATCACGGCACGCCATGATTCCGGATTTCATCGCATCGTGGCAGCGTTTTCACAGCGTGCTCCGCGGAGCGCAGGGCGGGTCGAGGTTCCAGTTCAGCTTCTCTGTCTCCGAGGGCGCGAGCGATCCGCGTCCCATGTGGCCTGGGGATGCATATGTGGATCTCGTAGGGTATGACCTCTACTGGAAGCCGAAGAGCATGGGCGGTGAAGGTTGGGAAACGGACGATCCCCGCGAGGCGTGGAAACTGCGCGCGACCAACGGCTACAATGAATGGTGCGTGAGCGGAATGCTGGCCTTTGCCAAAGCGAAGGGGAAACCCTTTCAGATCGATGAATGGGGCGTGTGGGGGCCGAATGCAGGGCCATTCGTCGAGGGCATGGCTGCTTTTCTCAAGGAACATGACGTTCGCTCACACACTTACTGGAACTCCGACCTGGCCTATCCGGGTGAGATTCACACGCGGGATGCGGAGTGGCCTGCGACCACGGCCGCTTTCAAGGCAGCCTTTGGCAAAGCCTCCGGGGTAAAGCAGGAAGCCGCGAAGTGAGGGCCTGCGCGGAGGCTTGCACTTTCCTCCTGTCTGACCACAAAGGCGCTTGCGTTCCCCGCATGTCCCACCTGTAATTAAATCCCGTCAGCACGAATTTCCGCTCCCCCGAAATTGCATGGCCCGTCGCGCAAAATCCCAGTTCACTCCCCTTCATCTCATCGCCGTTCTTGCGGGTTTTGGCCTCATTGCCTTCATCGGGTTCAAGGTGTTGCAGGGTACCGGCGCCAGCACCGGCTTTGCGGATGCCACGGACCTGGACATTCGTGAGTACATGGAAAATTCCAATGCCCTCTCCAACAATACCTACCGCATTGAGGGCACCATCGCGGACCGTCTTGATAACAACTGGCCCTCCAGTCGTGGCAGGCTCTTCGAAGTCATGGTGGATGATGGCCCGGAGCGTGGCTCCGTGGGCGTGGTGGTGCCTGCGAAGTTCAATGGCACCAACATCCAGCGCGGTCAGCGCTTCAAGTTCAAGGTCACCGTCCAGTCCGGCACCGGCATGCTGGAAGTGATGGACCTGACGAAGGCGTAGGCTTTTCGTCGAAAGAGAGGGGAGAGTGCGTGGCCTTGGCAAAGGAAGGGAAAAGGGTGCTGCTGGTGCTGCTGTGACTTCGGAGGCATGGAGTCCATCATGGTCCGGGTGGGACGGAGATTTGCCACGCCCGCTCTCTGCCATGTCACGGGCTATTTTCGCCGTGTCTCATCCCTTTCTTGTCAATTAAGGGGCAGCGACTATGCTTTTTTCTAATGAAGACCAAGCTGCTTCTGCTTCCCGCCGCGTGCCTCATTTCTCCCCTGGCGCTTTCGCACGGCCAGGTGCTGCCGGCCAGTGGAGGCGGCGGCGCTCCCGCGAGCCAGCAGAGCAGTGCCCCGCCGCCCACGCAGTCCAATCAATCGCAGCAGCAGAACTCCATGCTGGGCAACACGTTGCCTTTCATGGACGTGGGCAATGAGACCGTGGCCTGGGATGGCAAGATGTGGAACGTGACGAACAATCGCATGTTCCGCGCGCGCCTGGAGAAGTACCTCGCTTCCCCCGAGGCCAATACACCGGAGGATGAAGAGTACCGGAAGATTCTGGACGAAATCACCACGCTGCTTGCCCCCACCCACAACGGTGGCAAGCCCAGCCTCCCCGGCGCGGTGGCGCTCCTGCCCATTGCCGCGCAGCACAAGATTGACGCGAAGCTGTGCGATACGCTCGCGAACGCCATCTACGGTGTGTGGCTCTCCCAGAAGAATGTGGCCAGCCTTCGCGCCACCACGGAAGAGATGGGACGCCAGCGGAACAACCGCCACTTCTTTGGCAAGCACGCGTCGGATCCCATGTCTGTCCAGCGCCCCGCCGCCGGCAGCACCACGAATCGCGGTGGTCAGCAGCAGAATACACCCCAGCAGGCGGTGGCCCAGCTCGGTGATGTA
The Roseimicrobium gellanilyticum DNA segment above includes these coding regions:
- a CDS encoding glycosyl hydrolase, with translation MISPSLVRGFASLACAAAIVAFTPKSQAGEPLLGVYGENSMERVLAFEKWLGRPVDVILCTIDFHKWENYRYSDWLSNTVYGTRGNRRLVYDVPIIINGASYAEAKTGAYDEHWKCLAETIIANNPGDYGIVIRPSHEMNGEWFVWGVGGSRHAMIPDFIASWQRFHSVLRGAQGGSRFQFSFSVSEGASDPRPMWPGDAYVDLVGYDLYWKPKSMGGEGWETDDPREAWKLRATNGYNEWCVSGMLAFAKAKGKPFQIDEWGVWGPNAGPFVEGMAAFLKEHDVRSHTYWNSDLAYPGEIHTRDAEWPATTAAFKAAFGKASGVKQEAAK